A genomic region of Bactrocera dorsalis isolate Fly_Bdor chromosome 3, ASM2337382v1, whole genome shotgun sequence contains the following coding sequences:
- the LOC125777391 gene encoding uncharacterized protein LOC125777391, whose amino-acid sequence MPRYYPKQEKIVDFDNILEAIKSVKIHHNSVRQSATAHKIPRTNLMRYIAAFDGASIDVTTANADVMKNLLAESTTMGTKTIFNIEQEKALISYILQASDINYGISLMELRKLAYEFARKVVASYPDPWNDNQQAVRIGSWRS is encoded by the exons ATGCCTCGGTACTATCCCAAACAAGAGAAAATTGTTGATTTCGACAACATTTTGGAGGCGATCAAGTcggtgaaaatacatcacaacagCGTTCGACAATCTGCGACGGCACACAAAATTCCGAGGACCAACCTGATGCGTTATATTGCAGCATTTGATGGTGCGAGCATCGACGTTACTACTGCCAATGCCGATGTAATGAAGAATTTGCTGGCTGAAAGCACGACGATGGGCACAAAAACA atcttCAACATCGAACAAGAAAAGGCGCTGATAAGCTACATTCTCCAGGCCAGCGACATCAACTATGGAATTAGTTTGATGGAGCTTCGTAAGCTCGCGTATGAATTTGCTCGGAAAGTTGTCGCGTCGTATCCGGATCCATGGAACGACAATCAACAGGCGGTAAGGATTGGCAGTTGGCGTTCATGA
- the LOC125777379 gene encoding putative nuclease HARBI1, with translation MARRAALYEMGIADFLADEDDNTNSNSDEEYEAVRPHRPYTLRAHAVVDEWDDVAFHQRFRMKKTTFRRLVALVEPNMVTKPGRCRSLTTEQRVLILLRFLTAASFEQNAADLVRVSQPTVGLNLPIVCDALLNYFTEFIRMPQTSSERQAAALALHSLAGFPRTIGAIDCTHIKILSPGGLQAETFRNRKGYLSLNVQTVSSADLKILDIVFGYCIVLFLLFGHTIHH, from the exons ATGGCACGTCGAGCAGCACTATATGAAATGGGAATAGCCGATTTCTTAGCGGATGAGGACGATAACACCAATTCCAACTCTGACGAAGAATATGAAGCCGTTCGCCCTCATCGACCATATACACTACGAGCCCACGCAGTAGTTGATGAATGGGACGATGTGGCCTTTCATCAGCGATTCCGAATGAAAAAGACCACTTTTCGGCGCCTGGTAGCATTGGTGGAACCGAACATGGTAACGAAGCCAGGGAG ATGCCGTTCTCTCACCACTGAGCAGAGAGTTTTGATTCTGCTGCGCTTTCTGACGGCTGCCAGCTTTGAGCAGAATGCTGCAGATTTAGTGCGTGTGTCTCAGCCAACTGTCGGTCTGAATTTGCCAATTGTGTGCGATGCGTTGCTCAATTATTTTACCGAATTTATTCGGATGCCACAGACATCGTCGGAGCGACAAGCGGCAGCACTCGCATTGCATTCTCTCGCTGGTTTTCCGCGGACTATCGGAGCAATAGACTGCACCCACATCAAAATATTATCGCCAGGAGGTTTGCAG GCCGAAACATTCCGCAACAGAAAAGGGTACCTTTCTCTCAATGTTCAAACGGTTTCTTCTGCCGATTTGAAGATTTTGGATATTGTTTTTGGATAttgtattgttttgtttttgttatttggcCACACCATACACCATTAG